From the Burkholderia ubonensis genome, one window contains:
- a CDS encoding Lrp/AsnC ligand binding domain-containing protein: MRTQRQPVRTLDKLDRRILKLLQNDGRMAMKDLAEQVGLTVTPCIERVRRMERDGVITGYHARVDPAQLGAALLVFVEITLGHKGGNMFEQFRREVMKIDEVLECHLVSGDFDYLIKARIGEMADYRKLLGDILLQLPGAVQSKSYVVMEEIKETLTISVDE; encoded by the coding sequence ATGAGAACGCAACGCCAACCGGTGCGCACGCTCGACAAGCTCGACCGGCGCATCCTCAAACTGCTCCAGAACGACGGCCGGATGGCGATGAAGGATCTCGCCGAGCAGGTCGGACTGACCGTCACGCCGTGCATCGAGCGCGTGCGGCGCATGGAGCGCGACGGCGTGATCACCGGCTATCATGCGCGGGTCGATCCGGCCCAGCTCGGCGCGGCGCTGCTCGTGTTCGTCGAGATCACGCTCGGTCACAAGGGCGGCAACATGTTCGAGCAGTTCCGCCGGGAGGTGATGAAGATCGACGAGGTGCTCGAGTGCCATCTCGTGTCCGGTGATTTCGACTACCTGATCAAGGCGCGGATCGGCGAGATGGCCGACTACCGCAAGCTGCTCGGCGACATCCTGCTGCAGCTGCCGGGCGCGGTGCAGTCGAAGAGCTATGTCGTGATGGAGGAAATCAAGGAGACGCTGACGATTTCGGTCGACGAATAG